Proteins from one Synechococcales cyanobacterium CNB genomic window:
- a CDS encoding cupin domain-containing protein, with product MPLIRNIDATPLTPVEMPGVQGARMAVMVGRADGAPNFALRQFRVEAGGHTPRHSHDYEHEVFIVSGSGTVLLEGKERPIRAGDVIYVPANEEHQFQAAGPDGLRFLCLVPMSRDCGDPTPGS from the coding sequence ATGCCCCTGATCCGGAACATCGACGCGACCCCGCTGACCCCCGTGGAGATGCCGGGCGTGCAGGGGGCACGAATGGCGGTGATGGTGGGGCGTGCGGACGGCGCGCCGAACTTCGCGTTGCGGCAGTTCCGTGTCGAGGCCGGCGGTCACACGCCTCGGCACTCGCACGACTACGAGCACGAGGTGTTCATCGTGTCGGGTTCGGGGACCGTATTGCTGGAGGGCAAGGAGCGACCGATCCGGGCCGGCGACGTGATCTATGTGCCTGCGAACGAGGAGCATCAGTTTCAGGCTGCGGGTCCGGACGGCCTGCGGTTTCTGTGCCTGGTGCCGATGAGCCGGGACTGCGGCGATCCGACGCCTGGGAGTTGA